In one window of Frigoriglobus tundricola DNA:
- the accC gene encoding acetyl-CoA carboxylase biotin carboxylase subunit: MFTKILVANRGEIALRVIRACHDLNIEAVAVYSEADRGAPWLDHADQTICIGPPVSAESYLKIPRIIAAAEVSGAQAIHPGYGFLSENSKFAEQCRASGIEFIGPSVEAMDRLGNKDKSKTVAKAARVPTVPGSDGLVHSEEEAKRFAHKVGYPVLVKASAGGGGRGMRVARDDDSLAIGLAAAKAEAEAAFKDGSVFLEKYLDRPRHVEVQLIGDQHKNVIHLFERDCSLQRRHQKLVEESPSPNLPDKVRQEMCAAAVRLAKEAGYYNAGTCEFLVDQDNNYYFIEVNARIQVEHPVTELVTGVDLIREQIRVAAGEKLRYTQKEIQQRGCAIEVRINAEDPAHDFRPSAGVVKTWRPPGGPGVRLDSHVCAGYRVPSNYDSMVAKLIVHQPTRAEAFAVMRRSLREFVVEGIQTTIPILKTIFDTPAFIEGKVDTTFIERVLMPSKPG; the protein is encoded by the coding sequence GTCGCGGTGTACTCCGAGGCCGACCGCGGCGCCCCGTGGCTCGACCACGCGGACCAGACCATCTGCATCGGCCCGCCGGTGTCCGCGGAGAGCTACCTCAAGATCCCCCGCATCATCGCCGCCGCCGAGGTGAGCGGGGCACAGGCCATCCACCCCGGCTACGGGTTCCTGTCCGAGAACAGCAAGTTCGCCGAGCAGTGCCGGGCGTCCGGCATCGAGTTCATTGGCCCGTCGGTCGAGGCGATGGACCGGCTCGGTAACAAGGACAAGTCGAAGACGGTGGCGAAGGCCGCGCGGGTGCCCACCGTGCCCGGCAGCGACGGCCTCGTTCACTCCGAGGAGGAGGCGAAGCGGTTCGCACACAAGGTCGGCTACCCCGTGCTGGTGAAGGCGTCGGCCGGGGGCGGCGGGCGCGGGATGCGCGTCGCCCGCGACGACGACTCGCTCGCGATCGGACTGGCCGCGGCCAAGGCCGAGGCCGAGGCCGCGTTCAAGGACGGGAGCGTGTTCCTGGAGAAGTACCTCGACCGCCCGCGGCACGTCGAGGTGCAGCTCATCGGCGACCAGCACAAGAACGTGATCCACCTGTTCGAGCGCGACTGCTCGCTCCAGCGCCGGCACCAGAAACTCGTGGAGGAGTCGCCCTCGCCGAACCTGCCGGACAAGGTGCGGCAGGAGATGTGCGCCGCGGCGGTGCGGCTCGCGAAGGAGGCCGGCTACTACAACGCCGGCACCTGCGAGTTCCTCGTGGACCAGGACAATAACTATTACTTCATCGAGGTGAACGCCCGCATCCAGGTGGAGCACCCGGTCACGGAACTCGTCACCGGCGTCGACCTGATCCGCGAACAGATCCGCGTGGCGGCCGGGGAGAAGCTCCGGTACACGCAAAAGGAGATCCAGCAGCGCGGGTGCGCGATCGAGGTGCGCATCAACGCCGAGGACCCGGCCCACGACTTCCGCCCGAGCGCCGGCGTCGTCAAAACGTGGCGCCCGCCGGGCGGGCCGGGCGTGCGGCTCGACTCGCACGTCTGTGCCGGGTACCGCGTCCCCTCGAACTACGACAGCATGGTGGCGAAGCTTATCGTCCACCAGCCGACGCGGGCCGAGGCGTTCGCGGTGATGCGCCGCAGCCTCCGCGAGTTCGTCGTCGAGGGCATCCAGACGACCATTCCCATTCTGAAGACCATTTTCGACACGCCGGCGTTTATTGAGGGTAAAGTGGACACGACGTTCATCGAGCGCGTACTGATGCCGTCGAAGCCGGGGTAG
- the cpaB gene encoding Flp pilus assembly protein CpaB, whose translation MSDPLPSAGSGCPMRYNLAYVVLLVLLAITTTGWVVTATLRDRPLVVSAQAAPEAAIASGAPVVPLPPLPAETIDVLVAARDLPVGTMLSRDNLKTAVKTKKVSRDSLPPVIVTNVEELVDKLLCRPVREEETFNPSDLTMGQNLVLYDGDDMVSIQVAAAQAAAGLIGPGSRVNVLATLRVGNKVRAFPLLVNVLVVAVDASTVDSKGGTFANLNTVLVAAKVNEKQALALSLAKSRGCSIELLLRHPSKSEDADKAYNIESVIELLAGEQTGEASPGAGTGEEKPAAPPVVVPPFTAPAPRPVGGVR comes from the coding sequence ATGTCCGATCCACTGCCCAGTGCCGGCTCCGGTTGTCCGATGCGTTACAATCTGGCGTATGTCGTACTGCTGGTGCTTCTGGCAATTACAACGACGGGTTGGGTCGTCACTGCCACACTGCGCGACCGACCGCTTGTGGTGTCCGCGCAAGCGGCCCCGGAAGCGGCAATCGCTTCAGGGGCGCCGGTTGTGCCCCTCCCGCCGTTGCCGGCGGAAACGATCGACGTTCTCGTCGCGGCAAGGGATCTGCCCGTTGGCACGATGCTTAGCCGTGACAATCTCAAAACGGCCGTGAAGACCAAGAAGGTGTCCAGAGATAGTCTTCCGCCGGTGATCGTAACCAACGTTGAAGAACTGGTGGACAAGCTGTTGTGCCGCCCGGTGCGGGAGGAGGAAACGTTCAACCCGTCGGACCTGACAATGGGTCAGAACCTCGTCTTGTACGACGGGGACGACATGGTGTCCATCCAGGTCGCCGCCGCGCAAGCCGCGGCCGGCCTCATCGGGCCGGGCAGCCGGGTGAACGTGCTCGCCACGCTCCGGGTCGGCAACAAGGTCCGCGCGTTCCCGCTGCTGGTGAACGTCCTCGTGGTCGCGGTGGACGCGAGCACGGTCGACAGCAAGGGCGGCACGTTTGCGAACTTGAACACGGTGTTGGTCGCGGCGAAGGTGAATGAGAAGCAGGCACTGGCGCTATCCCTCGCCAAGAGCCGCGGTTGTTCGATCGAACTGCTGCTCCGCCACCCGAGCAAGAGCGAAGACGCGGACAAAGCGTACAACATCGAATCGGTCATTGAACTGCTGGCGGGCGAGCAGACGGGAGAGGCGAGTCCCGGGGCGGGAACGGGCGAGGAGAAGCCCGCGGCCCCGCCCGTTGTGGTACCGCCATTCACGGCCCCCGCCCCGCGCCCGGTCGGCGGGGTACGCTGA
- a CDS encoding M20/M25/M40 family metallo-hydrolase encodes MPTATAPAFDLDTHAAVERLIRFLAVNSITGHEAAIGKELVAALKEVGVPAKAIAFDDAHTRIPEPTPIGNLIVKLPGTGKKNAKPILFMTHMDTVPLCAGAKPKQVGKRVVNELEGTTALGGDNRTGCAVLVTLAAELIKQNLPHPPITMLFTVREESGLFGAKHLDPADLGGPTVGFNFDGRCAADVLIGAIGADRWTVDIRGKAAHAGVAPERGISATMVLALAMAEVHEGGWFGKVVKDGREGTSNVGLVGTLDGKSAGDATNVVTDFVHVKGESRSHDAKFVREITAAYKTAFTNAAAKVKDHEGRTAKVKFTSRLDYVPFRLKADAPVVARAEAAVRAVGREPNLRVTNGGLDANWMVKHGIPTVTFGAGQNEIHTVKEYVDLTEFESGCRLALALATAE; translated from the coding sequence ATGCCGACCGCCACCGCGCCCGCGTTCGATCTCGACACCCACGCCGCCGTCGAGCGGTTGATCCGCTTCCTGGCGGTCAACTCGATTACCGGCCACGAGGCGGCCATTGGCAAGGAGCTGGTCGCCGCGCTGAAAGAGGTCGGCGTGCCGGCCAAGGCGATCGCCTTCGACGACGCGCACACCCGCATCCCCGAACCCACGCCCATCGGCAACCTCATCGTCAAGTTGCCCGGCACCGGCAAGAAGAACGCGAAGCCGATCCTGTTCATGACCCACATGGACACCGTTCCGCTGTGCGCGGGGGCGAAACCGAAACAGGTCGGGAAACGGGTCGTCAACGAACTCGAGGGCACGACCGCGCTCGGCGGCGACAACCGCACCGGGTGCGCGGTCCTGGTCACGCTCGCGGCCGAACTCATCAAGCAGAACCTCCCGCACCCGCCGATCACGATGCTGTTCACCGTCCGCGAGGAGAGCGGCCTGTTCGGGGCGAAGCACCTCGACCCGGCCGACCTCGGCGGGCCGACCGTCGGCTTCAACTTCGACGGCCGCTGCGCGGCGGACGTCCTCATCGGGGCGATCGGCGCGGACCGCTGGACGGTGGACATCCGCGGCAAGGCGGCCCACGCCGGCGTCGCCCCCGAGCGGGGCATCTCCGCGACGATGGTCCTCGCGCTCGCAATGGCCGAGGTGCACGAGGGCGGGTGGTTCGGCAAGGTGGTGAAGGACGGCCGCGAGGGGACGAGTAACGTCGGCCTGGTCGGGACGCTCGACGGCAAATCGGCCGGCGACGCGACGAACGTGGTCACCGACTTCGTTCACGTGAAGGGCGAGAGCCGCAGCCACGACGCGAAGTTCGTCCGCGAGATCACGGCCGCGTACAAGACCGCGTTCACGAACGCGGCGGCGAAAGTGAAGGACCACGAGGGCCGCACCGCGAAGGTGAAGTTCACCTCGCGGCTCGACTACGTGCCGTTCCGGCTGAAGGCCGACGCGCCGGTCGTGGCCCGCGCCGAAGCCGCCGTCCGGGCGGTCGGCCGCGAGCCGAACTTGCGCGTCACCAACGGTGGGCTGGACGCGAACTGGATGGTGAAGCACGGCATCCCGACCGTGACCTTCGGCGCCGGCCAGAACGAGATCCACACCGTGAAGGAGTACGTCGATTTGACCGAGTTCGAGAGCGGCTGCCGCCTCGCGCTGGCGCTGGCAACGGCGGAGTGA
- a CDS encoding acyl-CoA thioesterase, producing the protein MSTTHSHKLVLPSDANHHGTLYAGAMLRLVLEAGYATAWKHVGPQANLVLRRVLNMECLRPVPVGVVVEIQGVVLRRTAAYLVCGLVGMPWDDEEGPWTEALFGFAQVNPDGKLTHFPDRLPAVHVPPGDVWERLERRMAKLLRVR; encoded by the coding sequence ATGTCAACCACACACAGCCACAAGTTGGTGCTCCCGTCGGACGCGAACCACCACGGTACGCTGTACGCCGGGGCGATGCTCCGCCTGGTCCTGGAGGCCGGGTACGCGACCGCGTGGAAGCACGTTGGCCCGCAGGCCAACCTGGTGCTCCGCCGGGTGCTGAACATGGAGTGCCTGCGGCCGGTGCCCGTGGGCGTGGTGGTGGAGATCCAGGGCGTGGTGCTGCGCCGCACGGCCGCGTACCTCGTGTGCGGGCTCGTTGGCATGCCGTGGGACGACGAAGAAGGACCGTGGACGGAAGCGCTGTTCGGGTTCGCCCAGGTGAACCCGGACGGCAAGCTCACCCACTTCCCCGACCGGCTCCCGGCCGTTCACGTCCCGCCCGGTGACGTGTGGGAGCGGCTCGAGCGCCGCATGGCCAAACTGCTCCGCGTGCGGTAA
- the ndk gene encoding nucleoside-diphosphate kinase, which yields MQRTLILLKPDAVQRRLVGEITARFERKGLRLAGLKLVHASRELAEKHYAVHKGKPFYESLLAFLTSGPTVALVWEGREAVAVGRNLMGVTDGAKSPPGTIRGDFALSVQNNLVHGSDSAENAATEIALWFQPDELVTYAATDANWVG from the coding sequence ATGCAGCGCACCCTCATCCTATTAAAGCCGGACGCGGTTCAGCGGCGTCTGGTCGGTGAGATCACCGCCCGGTTCGAGCGGAAGGGGCTCCGGCTGGCCGGCCTGAAACTCGTCCACGCGTCCCGAGAACTGGCCGAGAAGCACTACGCCGTCCACAAGGGCAAACCGTTCTACGAGAGCCTCCTGGCGTTCCTGACGAGCGGGCCGACGGTGGCGCTGGTGTGGGAGGGCCGCGAGGCCGTGGCCGTCGGCCGCAACCTGATGGGCGTCACGGACGGGGCGAAGTCGCCGCCGGGCACGATCCGCGGCGATTTCGCACTGAGCGTGCAGAACAACCTCGTCCACGGCTCCGACAGTGCGGAGAACGCGGCGACCGAGATCGCCCTGTGGTTCCAGCCCGACGAACTCGTCACCTACGCGGCGACCGACGCGAACTGGGTCGGCTGA
- a CDS encoding GNAT family N-acetyltransferase — protein sequence MTLSVRRATPADEATLVMFNKAIAWETEHKRLDPAVLAAGVRAVLADPARGFYTVAERGGEVVGQMMITFEWSDWRNGWFWWVQSVYVHEDARRGGVFRALYRAIEQQAAADPSVIGLRLYFETDNARARATYRALGMTDTTYGLMERYPLPGRESHVS from the coding sequence ATGACATTGAGTGTCCGGCGGGCGACGCCGGCCGATGAGGCGACGCTGGTGATGTTCAACAAGGCGATCGCGTGGGAGACGGAGCACAAGCGGCTCGACCCGGCGGTCCTCGCCGCCGGCGTGCGGGCGGTCCTCGCCGACCCGGCCCGCGGGTTCTACACCGTCGCCGAGCGCGGCGGCGAGGTCGTCGGCCAGATGATGATCACGTTCGAGTGGAGCGACTGGCGGAACGGCTGGTTCTGGTGGGTCCAGAGCGTGTACGTTCACGAGGACGCGCGCCGCGGCGGGGTGTTCCGCGCGCTGTACCGCGCGATCGAACAACAGGCCGCCGCCGACCCGTCGGTCATCGGCCTGCGCCTGTACTTCGAGACGGACAACGCCCGCGCCCGGGCCACCTACCGCGCGCTCGGCATGACGGACACCACCTACGGCCTGATGGAACGCTACCCGCTGCCGGGCCGCGAATCGCACGTGAGTTAG
- a CDS encoding adenine phosphoribosyltransferase gives MDLKARVRDVPDFPKPGILFKDIMPLLADPPAFAFAVDALCARYTAADIDVIAAAEARGFLFAAPMAIQMKKPLIPLRKPGKLPGATRSFKYDLEYGSAELHVHADAIRAGSRVLVVDDVLATGGTMAAACQLVEHAGGAVIGCAFLIELAFLNGRAPLAGRDIFSLLTY, from the coding sequence ATGGACTTGAAGGCCCGCGTCCGCGACGTGCCCGATTTCCCCAAGCCCGGCATCCTGTTCAAGGACATCATGCCGCTCCTGGCCGACCCCCCGGCGTTCGCGTTCGCCGTGGACGCCCTGTGCGCCCGCTACACCGCGGCGGACATCGACGTGATCGCGGCGGCCGAGGCGCGGGGGTTCCTGTTCGCCGCGCCGATGGCGATCCAGATGAAGAAGCCGCTGATCCCGCTCCGCAAACCGGGCAAGCTCCCGGGCGCGACGCGGAGCTTCAAATACGACCTCGAATACGGCTCGGCCGAGCTGCACGTCCACGCGGACGCCATCCGCGCCGGCTCACGGGTGCTCGTGGTGGACGACGTGCTGGCCACCGGCGGCACGATGGCCGCGGCGTGCCAGTTGGTGGAGCACGCCGGCGGCGCCGTGATCGGGTGCGCGTTCCTGATCGAACTGGCGTTCCTGAACGGCCGCGCCCCGCTGGCCGGGCGCGACATCTTCAGCCTTCTGACGTACTAA
- a CDS encoding DUF1542 domain-containing protein, whose protein sequence is MSGYPDDRDDELDRRDDELDIRTAKSAVIVPAIGLIVVAAFGLLSIVSGIIQFPGLDAAFDEQIDQVEANPQFTAEQKKQQVQMWNQLRDVTKAAWFPLYGIIGLVSILIFVGGFKLMNLSSPGLVYLSAILSFVPCVSGCCFLGLVFGIWALVVMGKPEVKAGFAARRRAAYSSDAN, encoded by the coding sequence ATGTCAGGCTATCCCGACGACCGCGACGACGAACTCGACCGCCGCGACGACGAACTCGACATCCGCACCGCCAAGAGCGCTGTGATTGTGCCCGCCATTGGCCTGATTGTCGTCGCGGCGTTCGGGCTGCTGTCCATCGTTAGCGGAATCATTCAATTCCCCGGCCTCGATGCCGCGTTCGACGAACAGATCGACCAGGTCGAGGCGAACCCGCAGTTTACGGCCGAGCAAAAGAAACAGCAGGTTCAAATGTGGAACCAGTTACGCGATGTGACCAAGGCCGCTTGGTTCCCGCTCTATGGCATCATTGGTTTGGTCTCGATCCTCATTTTCGTTGGCGGATTCAAGCTGATGAACCTGAGTAGCCCCGGGCTGGTCTACTTGTCCGCGATCCTGTCATTCGTGCCGTGCGTGAGCGGGTGCTGCTTCCTGGGGCTGGTCTTTGGCATCTGGGCGCTGGTGGTAATGGGCAAACCCGAGGTGAAGGCCGGGTTCGCGGCCCGCCGCCGCGCGGCGTACTCGTCGGACGCGAACTGA